The sequence below is a genomic window from Saccopteryx leptura isolate mSacLep1 chromosome 3, mSacLep1_pri_phased_curated, whole genome shotgun sequence.
CAAAAGTATTCATGTCATACAGATCTCTCCAGCTGCCTACAGAGAATATAAAGTGTCACCTTCATTTTAAGAATAACTATACCTGTGTTCATATCCTGAACTAAACCAAGGAACAGCTTCATGCTAACCTTCCTTGGCTAAAATACAACCAGTACCATCATTCCTAGTCAGACTAGTAAACAGGTTTTTTAAGGTAATGAATTAGATGGCTGTGTCTAAATTTTTTTCCAGATTCACTTTGGATTCTTCTGCTTTTAAGACCCAAAGAAAGTTATATTGAGTTTTTATTGGTGATTCTAGTATGTGTTTATAACAGTTAAAGTGTGATAGGTGAatttaacatattaaaagaattctATAGCATCTGTTCAGAAAAGATTATATACTATACAAACTATTCAAGTCTTACAAAACCATTTTTCAGTGTCTTTTCAACTGAGAAGAATCCTATTCAGCACGCTTCTCCTCCTGAGGTGGTTCATACTGAGCAAGCTATAGGGCAAAGACAGAGGAGTTTAGGTGAATTTTATTCTAAGTTGGGTAAAAAACTTAATAGTAACAAAACGAGTAAACTATTCAATTTAATTATTGAGTCAGTAAGTTTATAGTTTAAATCATTAGCCCCTTCAATGATTTCAGATTTAATATAATCAAACCTAATGAAGGCTTTTTACATAAACCTTTAAAATTACTAGGAAACTAAAACTTAATTCCAATTTATAGCTACACTGCTAAAACACTTGATAAGCAGTAATCTATATCTTCCCAAAGATGTGGTGGCCTATATAATAAGATACTTTCTTCCCCTCCACCAAAAATTTACTGAACTTTCTcctaaaaagtagaagaaaaaaaaactatgtaatCATAAATGTGAATCTGGCCAGTCAATAAAGAGCTACTAATATCTTTGATTTAAAAGGTGCTCAAGAGTTTCCAAGTATTTGCACATTGTGGAATCTTGGTAATTTAAgatactatattttcttttatgctaAGTTGTTACCCTGGAAGAACAGTAGGCTAAGATTTCCATTTAGCTGTCAGAGTTGAGAAGCTAATAAAAATTCACTCTGTTCTAGCTTCCTTACCTGTGTCCCTGTTTCACTTATCTCAGAAAGTTATTGAGAATATGAAACACATTATGAGAAATTCCTAGAGTAATATAGAATGCATTATTTGATTAAGAATGTGGTAAAACCTCCAGGACTTAGAGTTGACTAGTTTGAAGTTTATGAAAATTCTACCAGGagtttaaacaaagaaaaaacttcgGCAGCAGACAAAATTAGGTGCAAACAAATTTACAGAGTATACTAACACATTACAGGGCCACCACATGAATAGATTGTACAATGCACAACTCTACAAGGTGCCATAGACAATGCAACTTAAATCAACTGCTTAAGACTCTCAGAAATCTCCATAAACTTTTAGAATTAGCATTATCCAATATTCTCATCTTTTTATTGATGCAGGTTCCCAAGAATCTCTTGACCACACTTTACTTGTCTTATTTATAATGTCTGCGGTTTTCCAGATGGGGCATCAGTTTGGCCTTGCAATTAATGGAGATTGATATTTACCCTACTCCCTCCCCTATTGTCCATTTTAGTGAGGTTTTGatcatattaatattattaacatgaatttatttattattataataggtGAAAATATTAACTAAAGGTAAGATTATTATTAacatgaattctttttaaaaatttacctttgttttcagttttttattttcttctacaatagcttcatatttctctttcatttctgccaATTCTAGGCGAAGTATctctatttctggattttctgggGTAGCAGCTCCTAAGTGATGCTTTAAAAAACTAATCTCAAAGTTAAGAATTTACTTGAGCTGAATGAAAGTAATGAAATAGCCCAGAGTAGCATCTGTGATCAGAGTCACCCACCCTACCCCACCATAAGATCATCATCAAAAAACTCAAAGGaaagtatttttttcaataatcaaaagtattttaaaggtTATCTATGTGAAAAAAGACTTCCAAAAATAAGGCCCTTTACTGActtgaaaaattgaaaaggaTACTCCAAAGCACTATTAGGTTTCTCTGGTTCTTCATATAAGGCTACCAATACTGCAAATCAAAAAGCAGAAAGAACAATAATTAAAGTCTTAAATTGGAATGGCTGAAATTATATTCTAAAACTCAGTATATATTAAGTGCCTATCATATGTCAAGCACATTGCTAGGTAGGACCATCCATATAATGGTGAAGAAGACAAACAAGGTCCCTGCTCTGAATGAATTTACAGTCTAGTGCAAAAGATAAGGAACTAGACACACAAAGAGAGTCAAGGAACAATTAGGATAATGGGCTACGGAACACATTGGAAGAACACCTGCCTCTAGGGTATTAAGCTTCCTAAAGGGAAAGGAAGACCTGAGGTCTACGTGATGAGGGCTGCAGATAAAATGAGAAGGGCAGGAGCAAGCAAACAACATATTGAGGAACTGAAATTCAAGTGTGGCTAGCTGGAGTTGTGAACAATGTGGCAGAAGTATCCACTATCACTGATTTGCTATAGAAGTTAGAAGGGAGTTGGGACAGACTAGAGAGGATCCTGCAAGTTCAGTTGAACTGTGATGctaagaacaggcacataaacATTTTAAGCGGGAGAGTGACAGGATCGCTATTTATTGCTGTGTGAAAAATCAACAAGTGGGCAGGAAGAGCAGTTAAGAGGCTGATGTGGTAATTCTACTGAAAAAGAGAGTGACCGGCACTAAAGTGTTAGAGGGGTGGAAACAAGGTAAGTTTGAGAAAAATTGAGGAGAATCGACATGGCTTTGGTAATTATTGAAAATTTTTGAATTCAAAATGTTCTGAGAATGGAATATCATACATAACATGCTAAATAGTCAGCAACCAAAAATTTTACCAGTAATTGACATGCTAatcaacataaaatatatataatactttagTGTTTTCATATCCAATAGCTCATGTCAGCACTACCTTGTTCATCTCCTATTGAACAAACTTCTATAGGATTTACTCAGGTAAAAATCTCTAAACTAGTGATTAACATTTTTGTGCATGGAACTTGTTGAAAAACCtgatgaaaaccaaaaaaaagtgtaactacacacacaaaaaaattgtttctatCTAGACCCCAAGTTAAAAACTCCTGTTGTAAACAAACTTACATgcttccttttgttttattttttttaatttatttttatttttttgtatttttccgaagttagaagccggaggcagtcagacagactcctgcatgtgtccgactaggatccaccaggcatgcccaccagggggcgatgctgtgttGCAgcgagagccattctagcacctgaggcagaggccatggagccattctcagcgcccgggccaattttgctccaatggagcctgggctgcgggaggggaagagagagacagagaggaaggagggggggggaggggtggagaagcagatgggcgcttcccctctatgccctgaccaggagttgaacccaggacttccacacggcgggctgatgctctacagctgagcaaaccgaccagggtCGCttccctttaatttttaaaggtttaaacTCATCAAAAAgatgtatggcctgaccaggcagtggcacagtgggtagagcatcagactgggacacagaggacccaggtctgaaacccgaggttgctggctccagcgcaggctcaccagcttgaacgtgggctccgctggcgtgagcccaaaggttactggcttgagcaaggggtcactcactgctgtagcccccccccccaaggcacatatgagaaagcaatcaatgaacaactaaggagctgcaaccaaGAGCcccaaccaagaattgatgcttctcatctctcccttcctgtctgtctgtccctctctctgtctctgtcacacacacacacacaaatactttgAGTTCTGACAGTTACTCTTCATTTCTCTAAATATACTTACAAAACTATGTTTTGAGAAACTGGTATATTTACATCACTACTACCCTCTCCTCAATGCCCCTTTCAATGTTACAGTACCCTTTAATTCTGCTATTTACTACCTTTTCCTTTACATTATATCCTCAAACTTCTGTTTCTTCCATTTTCACTGATCTCTACTGAGTCAGTCCTAATTTTGTAAGACATGAATATTCttatcctttcttcctcttcttccccatcCTATTTCTTTCAGTGATACTTACAAGATTGACCATTTCTGTGAATGGTACTTACAAGGTTGATAATTACAGAACATAATATAAATGTCAAGATTCTTGTGCTTTTCTATAGATGGAGCATACTTCCTTTTAATCAGACTAGAAAAACTCTATACCCAATGTTCCCCTTTTTGCCTTAGCAGCCAGGATTTTTAGAGGTTGATTCAgtgtttaaaataactgaaatgccTCTTCTTCCAAGTGACTTTTCTTTATCATTAGCTATCCTGTCTTTTAGTATTTTAATGTTAGAAGCAGTTTCAATCCTCTTAGGAATAAGctagataaaaattataaattaaatctatgtcgcctgacctgtggtggtgcagtggatacagcattgacctggaacactgaagtcaccagttaaAAACCTGGCCTTGcagggtcaaggtacatatgagaaacaatcaatgaacaactaaagtgaagcatctACAATCTCTCCCCCCGCCCTTtctacaatcaataaatttttttttaaagtctatgtaAAGTACCTATGTTTGAGGCTGAAAATCAAATTTGAAATAGATCACATTAGTAGATAGTATGTTATCTGATGTTATTTAGGAAACTGGAGGTTGAGGAATTAAGATACCAGTAGCTGTGAGCAAGGGAAAAGAAGCTGCCAGTAGTGGGGTCCAATCTCTCATGAAGGCAAATCCACAAATGGCCACAAAGCTGTACACATCTTCAGTCATGTCCCACAAGGGTCACTTCTCTGCCCTCTAACCTTCTACCctccactcactcactcactctgtaCACTCTGGCCTCCTTACACTTCTGGAACTCTTGACATCAGATACTATTtcattcaggtctctgctcaaatgttaCCTCTACAGAGAAATCTCCCCCCACCACCTACCTTACATGAAATGGCACACCCATCCCTCTATATTCCCCTACTTGGCTGTTTTTATTCATAATACCACTGGCTGAcattaatgtatttattatgtCTCCCCCTACTAGAATATAAGCTCATTTAGagcaggaaattttttttttcacagctgtatccccagtgcctaaaagaactaaataaaatggttaaataaatgaaataagtgaaTTTGTGGAGTTATTTTGAGGGGAGAGGCTCTCCAAGAATCTGTGATTCTTTCAGAAACAACAGAGGACAAGGCTTTCATAATGTTTGCTGAAGTTTATTTGCAGAAAGGCAGGGAAAATAGTACCTGAACCCTCACCCCCAAGGTAGGTGGCAAATCAAAATTACCAGTCCATGCTTGGGAATTAAAAGCTCTGCTCTCTGCTAAGATACAAGAGTTGTTATTCTCAGAATTTTCTCCTAACCTTTGCTTCTGGCCAAAGAGCAGTTACCAAATTATTTCCCAGAAATTACAGTTCTTCTCATTTGGACCCAGGTCCTCATCCCTGACAGCTCTTCTGCACCTTTGAAAGTGGGTTCAGTGATATATAATAGGCATTCTAATTACTGCTGAGCTAATGAAATAAGCACTACCCCAGCTATGTCTTGAAACCCTCCAGCTTCAAGCACCCTCAACTTAGATTTTGAACCCGGAGGAAGAGACGCAGTGTTAACAGcttccattttaaaaagtgaaaataatataaCCATTTTGATGTGTTTTCAAGCTCCTTAAACTGTAACTCCACTTTAATTATGAAATCTGCACAGTGTAGGAACTAATACGGACTACGAAACCGGGGTTAAAAAGCCACAGCCTAATTGACTATGAATCGGCATAGTCGATTTGAATCGCCTACTTTGGGGATTAGGCTCACTTAGCTACTTCATAACGCACATTCAAATCAGGAAAATTTCCCACTTTATTCGAGGTTAAATGTTCCTTAACAGGATTTTGAGGACTCCGCAGACAATAACGCGGGAGGAATTGGGGTCTCAAGGTCTTTAGCAAACATGCCCACTGAGGCTGCTCGAGGCAAAGCAACGGAAGTTGAGGAGACTGCAACAGCTGCAAGAGTTTCACTCCCGGCCGGGGGAGTGGTAGCGCGAGCTAGCCTACCCGACCCGCGCCCAAGGGCGTCCGACAGCCGGGCGTGCGCCGAACCCCGAGGCCCACCTTGCTGGAGCCGGGACCGGTCCCACCTGTACTCGCTCCTGACCCCACGCGACGGACCGTCAGGGGCGCAGCGCTGAGGAGCACGGCGAGGACTCGAGGAACCCTCTCCTAACCCATACTCACCTTTGGTCAGCGTGTCCAGCACTCCTGACTTCTCCAAGTACCTCCGGAACTGCTCGCGCTTCGAGTCGGCGGCCTGAGGAGACACGGCGGCAGGTCAGCGGCCGAAAGCCGGGGGCCGGAGCAGGAAGGAGGCGCTGGGAGTCCGGCAAACCCCGCCGCCGCATCGCTACCTCAGGCCCCCAAAATCTGCGCGCGCGAATCCCACACCCACCCGAAGCCGACCAGCGGCTAGCCACCGCCCGAACGCCCCCAGCCACGCCGCGCCCCCCTCACTTTGTAATGGGCCATAGTGACAGCGGCCGCGGCGTAGCTGGCGCCGGAGACCGTGGCTGGCGGGCTCTGAACGGCACTGCACATGCGCGGAAGCGAGCGAGGGCCTGCGCACTAGCGAACCACAGTCCGGGAGAGCTGGGTGTGGCCTGTTTTCATGGCGACCAGGACGCTGTGAGTGCTCCTTAGTGGGCTGGGCCGAGGACGTCTGCGTACGCCCGCCCATCTGGCTACCCGGACAGTACTCTTTCCTCTTCCGGTCCCTGCTGCGATTCGGTTGCTTAGGGTTTCGGTAACTAGACTAGCGTCCCTGTAGGGCCAAAGGTGGGCGTAGCGGCGGAGGGCCCTGGGGCTATTAAGACGCCGAGACTGGGCGGGCACGACTCAACAGGGACCACGGAAACCGTGGTGATCTATAAGTACGTGCTGGCTTCTTGACTCTCATCCTAAAATAGTGCCCATGACTGACGCAGGGCGACCCTTAGATTTCCAGTGGCTTGACTGTTTAGAATCGTGTGTTTCCGTTCTAGCTTTTACGTTTGAAATCTCCATGTTTTGTGGCCGACTTAACGTGGGCCTATGGAGGAAGAGCAGTAATGTGTTAATGATAGGTAGCACTTCTGAgcgcttactatgtgccaggcgctGTATTAAACACGTGTTTCTTCATTTAGTCTACACGCTATGCTGCAAGGTAGGTACTATTAGTAAAGGGGCGAGACTAGTAAAGCCAAAACTGCAGTCTGGGCACCGAATCACGGTGCCATGAACTGgtcaaaaaaaaagccacaaatctttttaagattttatttactggatAACATTATGATTGTACTCACGACACATCAAATTGCAATTTATAAGGAAACTAAGTCCCAAGAGCAAACAAAACCAGTGTCCACAAATAAAAGATCAGTAactaaaaaaaggaattatatacATCAAGAACAATCTCCAAAGGACTGGGGTCCCTTCAAGGAAAAATCTAGTTCCGAACCCTTTAGCCTTACTTCTAAACATACAACTTCCCCAAACTTAGTTTTCACAAATTCTGAAGGGAGCCTATGAAAAAGTAATCCTGATTTGGTAactctttgtcatttttaaaactacCCTTTCACAAttcagaattaagagctgttttcCCTTTTTGAAA
It includes:
- the MYCBP gene encoding C-Myc-binding protein, translated to MCSAVQSPPATVSGASYAAAAVTMAHYKAADSKREQFRRYLEKSGVLDTLTKVLVALYEEPEKPNSALDFLKHHLGAATPENPEIEILRLELAEMKEKYEAIVEENKKLKTKLAQYEPPQEEKRAE